Proteins co-encoded in one Kineosporia corallincola genomic window:
- a CDS encoding glycoside hydrolase family 26 protein, translating to MPTTNCVYTAHSLERLVTFERNLGRSLDCVLVFNDAMDSWEGITDPWFIGTRDPDHAWAAWAAGVPGRTLVIGQGLVPTGSPADWRARGARGEYDQHFRLLGQRLVAAGLGSSVIRLGHEANGTWFFGNIGDTDQDHRDWAAYWARAANILHATPGANFRLDWTVSSGQRAVPLASWYPGDDAVDVIGIDQYDTAPEWVGQEPRARWDFQRTQAGGPQSVLAFARSRGKPVSVPEWGPLPDDPYGGGDNTYYVTRMTSLFDTENVVYQGFWDKTGNGRTTASELAPQAFAVYRDWLLSRP from the coding sequence GTGCCCACGACGAACTGCGTGTACACCGCGCACAGCCTGGAACGGCTGGTCACGTTCGAGCGGAACCTGGGCCGCTCGCTGGACTGCGTGCTGGTGTTCAACGACGCGATGGACAGCTGGGAGGGCATCACCGACCCCTGGTTCATCGGCACGCGCGACCCCGACCACGCCTGGGCGGCCTGGGCCGCGGGGGTGCCCGGCCGCACCCTGGTGATCGGCCAGGGGCTGGTGCCCACCGGCAGCCCGGCCGACTGGCGCGCCCGGGGTGCCCGGGGCGAATACGACCAGCACTTCCGGCTTCTCGGGCAGCGGCTGGTGGCGGCCGGTCTGGGGTCGTCGGTGATCCGGCTCGGGCACGAGGCCAACGGCACCTGGTTCTTCGGCAACATCGGCGACACCGATCAGGACCACCGCGACTGGGCCGCGTACTGGGCCCGGGCGGCGAACATCCTGCACGCCACCCCGGGCGCGAACTTCCGCCTGGACTGGACGGTCAGCTCCGGGCAGAGGGCCGTGCCGCTCGCCTCCTGGTACCCCGGCGACGACGCGGTGGACGTGATCGGCATCGACCAGTACGACACCGCGCCGGAGTGGGTGGGCCAGGAACCGCGGGCCCGCTGGGACTTCCAGCGCACCCAGGCCGGCGGCCCGCAGAGCGTGCTGGCGTTCGCCCGCAGCCGCGGCAAGCCGGTCAGCGTGCCGGAGTGGGGCCCTCTGCCGGACGACCCCTACGGCGGCGGCGACAACACCTACTACGTCACCCGGATGACCAGCCTGTTCGACACCGAGAACGTGGTGTACCAGGGGTTCTGGGACAAGACCGGGAACGGGCGGACGACGGCGTCAGAGCTGGCCCCGCAGGCGTTCGCCGTGTACCGGGACTGGCTGCTGAGCCGGCCCTAG